The proteins below are encoded in one region of Fulvia fulva chromosome 9, complete sequence:
- a CDS encoding Tyrosine--tRNA ligase, cytoplasmic, with amino-acid sequence MAEANGAPGAGLTADQKYELISNNLQEVLNKEIIQEVLSKNERPLKIYWGTATTGKPHCGYFVPMLKIAEFLAAGCSVKVLLADVHGFLDNLKAPIELVKVRAQYYEHTITTALKAVGVDVSRLEFVLGSSYQTTGESGAKYFMDLLRLSCSVSGHDASKAGSEVVKQVEAPPLSSQIYPLMQALDEQYLDVDAQFGGVDQRKIFTLAVEALPRVGFAKRAHLMNPLIPGLQEGGKMSSSDPDSKIDLIDPPEIVKKKLKKAYCPPRTVEGNGVLSFVEYVLLPASALKNNGTPKFVVQRRDAEPLEYDNIKKMQEDYLADVLQPQSLKPAVTDALLEIMAPIQETFQNSKEWQDIEKAAYPPPPAPEKKAKKVKNLGSRFPGAKPAADGTGAIEAKPDGHVEGPDAEKASLATPEDAVTKLSVNDKA; translated from the coding sequence ATGGCCGAGGCCAATGGCGCACCCGGTGCTGGTCTGACGGCAGACCAGAAATATGAACTCATCTCCAACAACCTGCAAGAAGTCCTGAACAAGGAGATTATCCAAGAAGTCCTCAGCAAGAATGAGCGCCCACTCAAGATCTACTGGGGCACTGCAACCACCGGCAAACCCCATTGCGGCTACTTTGTCCCCATGCTCAAGATCGCCGAGTTCCTGGCTGCTGGCTGCAGCGTGAAGGTTCTCCTGGCAGACGTCCACGGCTTCCTCGACAATCTCAAGGCGCCCATCGAGCTGGTCAAGGTGCGAGCCCAGTACTACGAACACACCATCACCACCGCACTGAAAGCTGTCGGTGTGGACGTTTCGAGGTTAGAGTTCGTGCTCGGCAGCTCCTACCAAACCACAGGCGAGAGTGGCGCAAAATACTTTATGGACCTCCTACGATTGAGCTGCTCCGTGTCAGGCCACGATGCTTCCAAGGCAGGATCGGAAGTCGTCAAGCAGGTCGAGGCGCCACCACTTTCATCGCAGATCTACCCACTTATGCAGGCATTGGACGAGCAGTACCTTGATGTGGACGCTCAATTCGGTGGTGTTGACCAGCGCAAGATCTTCACACTCGCAGTCGAGGCACTTCCACGTGTTGGCTTTGCCAAGCGCGCACATCTCATGAACCCACTCATTCCAGGTCTCCAAGAGGGTGGCAAGATGAGCAGTTCCGACCCAGACTCGAAGATCGACCTGATCGACCCACCTGAGATTGTGAAGAAGAAGCTGAAGAAAGCCTACTGCCCACCCAGGACGGTCGAGGGCAACGGTGTACTTAGTTTCGTCGAGTATGTGCTCCTGCCAGCTTCCGCGCTCAAGAACAACGGCACACCAAAGTTCGTCGTCCAACGCCGCGATGCGGAGCCCCTCGAGTACGACAACATCAAGAAGATGCAGGAGGACTACCTAGCGGACGTGCTGCAACCACAATCACTAAAACCTGCAGTCACCGACGCGCTTCTCGAGATCATGGCGCCCATTCAAGAGACCTTCCAGAACAGCAAGGAGTGGCAAGACATTGAAAAGGCCGCTTACCCACCCCCGCCAGCTCCAGAGAAGAAGGCCAAGAAAGTGAAGAACCTTGGCTCGAGATTCCCTGGTGCCAAGCCAGCAGCTGATGGGACTGGCGCTATTGAGGCGAAGCCTGACGGACACGTTGAGGGCCCTGATGCCGAGAAGGCTAGCCTGGCTACACCGGAAGATGCCGTTACTAAGCTCAGTGTTAACGATAAGGCATAG
- a CDS encoding Iron sulfur cluster assembly protein 1, mitochondrial: MFKRVLATAPAQASAAVRHAATSSARPQFASTITKATLSTPVRRSYHEKVLDHYNNPRNVGSMKKDDVDVGTGLVGAPACGDVMKLQIKVGKNADGEDMIDEVKFKTFGCGSAIASSSYLTELVRGMTLEEAGRIRNTEIAKELCLPPVKLHCSMLAEDAIKSAISNYYTKNPKARATDLGGTGAAMPKIEIEKIGSNDNVQPSL; encoded by the coding sequence ATGTTCAAGCGCGTCCTCGCCACCGCTCCGGCACAAGCCAGCGCTGCTGTCCGTCACGCAGCTACCTCCTCCGCCCGTCCACAATTCGCCTCAACCATCACAAAAGCAACACTCTCCACACCCGTACGACGCTCCTACCATGAAAAAGTTCTGGACCACTACAACAACCCCCGCAATGTCGGCTCCATGAAGAAGGACGATGTCGACGTCGGCACAGGTCTCGTTGGCGCGCCCGCATGTGGAGATGTCATGAAATTGCAAATCAAAGTCGGCAAGAACGCAGACGGAGAGGACATGATCGACGAAGTGAAGTTCAAGACTTTCGGATGCGGATCTGCTATCGCAAGTTCGAGTTACTTGACAGAGCTGGTGAGGGGCATGACGCTCGAGGAGGCGGGCAGGATCAGGAATACGGAGATTGCGAAGGAACTTTGCTTGCCGCCGGTTAAGCTGCATTGTTCGATGTTGGCAGAGGATGCGATCAAGAGTGCGATAAGCAACTACTACACGAAGAACCCTAAGGCGCGGGCGACGGATTTGGGAGGTACTGGAGCGGCGATGCCGAAGATTGAGATTGAGAAGATTGGCAGCAACGACAATGTCCAGCCTTCGCTATAA
- a CDS encoding Oligosaccharide translocation protein RFT1: protein MAADAVSSSAGGVIYLILSQIISRGATFILNQGILRYLSPSLLGVSVQLELYIITVHHFARECLRVATQRRPEGGIQAAINLSYLAICAGLPITLLIGRYWGRPDVLYFEEALRICGMAAIVELLSEPAFVAVHQNMLYGTRAKAEAYAVALKTVSTAGVVIYGHTQGIETGALPFAVGELVYCATLTLTYVWKTLPVARHEGFTLLPKAIKESSSKDFVLSLFPKSLLNLSFWLYFQEGVKYFLNNSDVLASIAAVSLEDQGNYAISTNYGGLIARMVFRPIEDSSRNLFARLCSSPAQEADAAKGKQVKISTETILDQKSADIKQAATILMDILRVYNIVSLIIFAVGPSAAPLLLRLIAGSRWLDSGAGEVLGTYCYSIPLLAINGVSEAFVAATATPSDLFRQSFVMGGCFAGFAGSAYFFLQVMGLGAKGLVFANCVNMGLRIVYNLWFVRSYFGQKGQKFDLADILPNGAAMAATVVVPSILSSAQKGGLLVHYGLMGDLVRVGVVGGSFAAFVLATEHRFFIECYRKFRS from the exons ATGGCTGCCGACGCTGTCTCATCCTCGGCCGGCGGTGTCATATACCTGATTCTCTCCCAGATCATCTCTCGCGGGGCCACTTTCATCCTCAACCAAGGCATACTTCGCTACCTGTCACCAAGTCTGCTGGGCGTATCAGTGCAACTCGAGCTCTACATCATCACAGTCCATCATTTTGCGCGGGAGTGTCTTCGTGTCGCGACGCAAAGGCGACCAGAAGGTGGCATTCAGGCGGCCATTAACCTCAGCTATCTCGCGATATGCGCCGGTCTGCCCATCACACTGCTGATCGGACGGTACTGGGGCCGGCCTGATGTACTGTACTTCGAAGAGGCCTTGCGAATATGTGGCATGGCAGCGATTGTAGAGCTGCTTAGTGAACCGGCTTTCGTGGCAGTACATCAGAACATGCTCTATGGTACACGTGCCAAGGCAGAAGCGTACGCCGTTGCGCTGAAGACTGTTTCCACTGCTGGAGTGGTCATATATGGTCACACTCAGGGCATAGAAACCGGAGCGCTGCCTTTTGCAGTGGGAGAGTTAGTGTACTGTGCAACATTGACATTGACATATGTCTGGAAAACGCTGCCGGTAGCAAGGCACGAAGGTTTCACGCTACTTCCCAAGGCTATCAAAGAGAG CTCATCAAAAGATTTTGTACTTTCACTCTTCCCAAAGTCCCTGCTCAATCTAAGCTTCTGGCTGTACTTTCAAGAAGGCGTCAAGTACTTCCTCAACAACTCAGATGTACTTGCGAGTATTGCAGCAGTATCTCTAGAAGATCAAGGCAACTATGCCATTTCCACCAACTACGGTGGTCTCATCGCTCGAATGGTCTTCCGACCCATCGAAGACAGCTCCAGGAACCTCTTCGCGAGACTTTGCTCCTCACCTGCACAGGAAGCAGATGCGGCGAAGGGGAAGCAAGTGAAGATATCAACGGAGACTATTCTTGATCAGAAGTCTGCAGACATCAAGCAAGCCGCCACCATCTTGATGGACATCCTCCGTGTCTACAACATCGTATCCCTCATAATCTTCGCAGTCGGACCATCTGCAGCACCACTTCTACTCCGCCTGATCGCTGGTTCACGCTGGTTAGACTCTGGAGCTGGCGAAGTGCTTGGAACATACTGCTACTCCATACCACTGCTGGCCATCAATGGCGTCAGCGAAGCGTTCGTCGCGGCGACAGCTACGCCAAGCGATCTGTTCCGACAAAGCTTCGTGATGGGTGGATGCTTTGCTGGCTTTGCTGGCAGTGCATACTTCTTCTTGCAGGTGATGGGTCTGGGTGCCAAGGGTCTGGTCTTTGCGAATTGCGTCAATATGGGACTGAGGATTGTGTACAATTTGTGGTTCGTGAGGAGCTACTTTGGTCAGAAGGGCCAGAAGTTTGATTTGGCGGACATCCTGCCTAACGGTGCGGCTATGGCAGCGACAGTGGTCGTTCCAAGCATCCTCTCCTCGGCGCAGAAAGGAGGGCTACTGGTGCATTACGGTTTGATGGGAGACCTGGTTCGAGTTGGTGTTGTTGGTGGCAGTTTTGCGGCGTTCGT GCTCGCGACTGAACATCGCTTCTTCATCGAATGCTATAGGAAGTTTCGCTCGTAG
- a CDS encoding putative 26S proteasome regulatory subunit rpn6, with protein MAVEENAKRVEEAKKLSKDQPQKAEQIYKDILSKPPGTNERAVCDFENALTGLGELYRDGKRTEDLANLIQQTRDSLSGFARAKIAKLVRQLLDYLAAIPNTVDTQITVTKSCIDWAVSQRQGFLRQSLEVRLVNLHMQKQDYYDALTLINRLLKELKRLDDKLVLVEVQLLESKVYHALGNIPKGRAALTSARTSAASVYTPPLLQAGLDMQSGQLHAEDGDFNTSFSYFIEAMEGYHSQDDPVKATAALQYMLLCKIMLNLKDDVDALMTSKHAIRYAGKGLDAMKAVARAHNNRSLEEYEQALHAYRYELGSDRFIASHLRRLYDSMLEQNLIKVIEPFSRVEISHVAKMVGLDQAQVERKLGQMILDHVIVGVLDQGKGVLEIFEESERDKGYDAALDTIEKLGSVVDVLYTNQATLLE; from the exons ATGGCGGTGGAGGAGAATGCGAAGCGGGTAGAAGAGGCGAAGAAGCTGTCCAAGGACCAACCACAAAAGGCAGAGCAGATCTACAAGGACATCTTGTCGAAACCACCAGGAACGAATGAGCGAGCTGTGTGCGACTTCGAGAATGCCCTCACAGGTCTGGGCGAGCTATATCGTGATGGAAAGCGGACAGAAGACCTGGCCAACCTCATCCAACAAACACGGGACTCGCTGTCGGGATTCGCAAGAGCGAAGATTGCAAAGCTAG TGCGCCAGCTCCTTGACTACCTCGCCGCGATCCCGAACACCGTCGACACCCAGATAACCGTCACAAAGTCATGCATCGACTGGGCTGTATCTCAGAGACAGGGCTTCTTACGCCAGAGCTTGGAAGTCCGTCTGGTCAATCTCCACATGCAGAAGCAGGACTACTACGATGCTCTCACACTCATCAACCGCTTGCTGAAAGAGCTGAAGCGCTTGGATGACAAGCTGGTGTTGGTCGAGGTACAACTGCTGGAGAGCAAGGTCTACCATGCATTGGGCAACATCCCTAAAGGAAGAGCAGCTTTGACAAGTGCAAGGACAAGCGCTGCATCAGTCTACACACCACCGCTCCTCCAAGCCGGTCTTGATATGCAGTCCGGACAGCTGCACGCCGAAGATGGTGATTTCAACACTTCCTTCTCGTACTTCATCGAAGCAATGGAGGGCTACCACTCGCAGGATGACCCCGTCAAGGCTACCGCAGCATTACAGTACATGCTGTTGTGTAAGATCATGCTCAACCTCAAGGACGATGTTGATGCGCTCATGACCTCGAAGCACGCTATTCGATACGCAGGAAAGGGACTCGACGCCATGAAGGCCGTTGCACGAGCACACAACAACCGCAGTCTGGAAGAGTACGAGCAGGCATTACACGCATACCGGTACGAGCTCGGCAGCGATCGTTTCATCGCATCGCATCTCCGCCGTCTGTACGACAGCATGTTGGAGCAGAACTTGATCAAGGTCATTGAGCCATTCTCACGCGTCGAGATCAGCCACGTCGCCAAGATGGTTGGACTTGACCAGGCACAAGTCGAGCGCAAGCTTGGCCAGATGATCCTGGATCATGTCATCGTTGGCGTGCTCGACCAAGGCAAAGGTGTGCTCGAGATCTTCGAGGAGAGCGAGCGGGACAAGGGTTATGATGCCGCCCTCGACACGATTGAGAAGCTGGGCAGCGTGGTGGATGTGCTCTACACCAACCAAGCGACACTGCTTGAGTAG
- a CDS encoding Peroxisomal targeting signal 2 receptor, with the protein MLEFRTAGFNPYAVKYSPFFDSRLAVSAGANFGLVGNGRLFILNLTANGIACEKYFETQDCLFDLAWSEQHENQVLTAGGDGSIKLFDIGVGEFPVAGWQEHAREVFAVHWNLIEKQTFLSSSWDGCVKIWTPERKESLMTLPVHSCVYSAQYSPHHPQIVTCVSRDSHIRVFDLRSKPSAQNHLQLAIPIHAPPKVPIAGQIQRSPGPTECLTHDWNKYRDSVLATGGVDGAIRTFDLRNPSGPVNMLPGHDYAVRKLSWSPHLSDVLLSASYDMTCRIWTDGSNVDQGGGGAGLGREMGRMDRHTEFAMGVDWCLFGAEGWCSTCAWDERVLVWDVREFMRP; encoded by the coding sequence ATGCTGGAGTTCAGGACCGCGGGCTTCAACCCGTACGCCGTCAAGTACTCCCCCTTCTTCGATAGCAGACTTGCAGTCAGCGCTGGAGCCAACTTCGGTCTGGTGGGCAATGGCCGTCTCTTTATTCTTAACCTGACAGCGAATGGCATCGCTTGCGAGAAGTACTTCGAGACACAAGATTGCCTCTTCGATCTCGCATGGTCCGAGCAGCACGAGAACCAGGTCCTGACAGCAGGAGGAGATGGAAGCATCAAGCTCTTCGACATTGGTGTAGGCGAGTTCCCGGTGGCAGGATGGCAAGAGCACGCAAGAGAAGTCTTCGCAGTACATTGGAACTTGATCGAGAAGCAGACGTTCCTGTCAAGCAGTTGGGACGGCTGCGTCAAGATATGGACGCCAGAGAGGAAAGAGAGCTTGATGACGTTGCCAGTGCACTCGTGTGTCTACTCGGCACAGTACAGTCCACATCACCCTCAGATCGTGACATGCGTGTCACGCGACTCTCACATAAGAGTCTTCGATCTTCGAAGTAAGCCCAGCGCACAGAACCACCTCCAACTCGCGATTCCCATACATGCGCCGCCGAAAGTACCGATAGCTGGGCAAATTCAGCGCAGTCCGGGACCGACAGAGTGCTTGACACACGACTGGAATAAGTACCGCGACTCTGTTCTTGCTACTGGAGGCGTAGATGGGGCCATACGGACCTTCGATCTACGCAACCCCTCTGGTCCGGTGAATATGCTGCCAGGTCACGACTATGCTGTCCGGAAGCTGAGCTGGAGTCCGCATTTGAGCGACGTCCTGCTCAGCGCGAGCTACGACATGACCTGCAGGATATGGACAGACGGTAGCAATGTAGATCAGGGCGGCGGCGGCGCAGGTCTTGGAAGAGAAATGGGACGCATGGACAGGCATACAGAATTCGCCATGGGCGTGGATTGGTGTCTCTTTGGCGCAGAGGGGTGGTGCTCAACATGCGCTTGGGATGAAAGAGTGCTCGTATGGGACGTCAGAGAGTTTATGAGGCCTTGA